Proteins encoded by one window of Hyphomicrobium nitrativorans NL23:
- the rimM gene encoding ribosome maturation factor RimM (Essential for efficient processing of 16S rRNA), which yields MTDEDNRPDNGGAARRVLLGHITGAHGIRGAVLVRSYTAEPSAIADYGPLEDEGGSATFTLSVEGGTAKGVICRVAGVDDRNGAERLKGVALYVPRDRLPPPDDGEYYHTDLVGLAAVTEAGVALGEVVAVLNYGAGDILEVRPEGAKRTDLYPMTETVVVRVDIAGGVIVIAPPEEVDAGDANGDAVAGDEP from the coding sequence ATGACAGATGAAGACAACCGGCCGGACAACGGCGGCGCGGCGCGGCGCGTGCTGCTCGGGCATATCACGGGCGCACACGGCATTCGCGGCGCGGTGCTCGTGCGCAGCTACACGGCGGAGCCTAGCGCAATCGCGGATTACGGGCCGCTCGAAGACGAGGGGGGAAGCGCGACGTTCACGCTGTCCGTCGAGGGCGGTACGGCGAAGGGCGTCATCTGCCGGGTTGCGGGTGTCGATGACAGGAACGGCGCGGAGCGTCTCAAGGGCGTGGCGCTTTATGTGCCGCGCGATCGCTTGCCGCCGCCGGACGACGGAGAATATTACCATACGGATCTCGTCGGGCTCGCGGCTGTCACGGAGGCAGGCGTGGCGCTGGGTGAGGTGGTCGCGGTGCTGAACTACGGGGCAGGCGACATTCTCGAAGTGCGGCCCGAGGGAGCAAAGCGGACCGACCTCTATCCGATGACCGAAACGGTCGTCGTGCGCGTGGACATCGCGGGTGGCGTGATCGTGATTGCGCCACCTGAGGAGGTGGATGCGGGCGACGCGAACGGAGATGCGGTTGCAGGTGACGAACCGTGA
- a CDS encoding FAD-dependent monooxygenase, protein MTDATSTTRFDVVISGASFAGLALARALVTAFGDEIRIAIVDLKPRTASPSATDDARAFALSAGARRMLETLGVWGDVAAVSQPVTEIQITDSSLDAGVRPILLTYDNHLEQGEATAARETASHIVPAPALERALSAAVASSENITVLAPAGIAEFADTGAGMSITLDDGRKLQAQLLVGAEGRRSPSRDRARIKTVGWNHGQTAIVTTIAHDRPHEGRAIQHFLPAGPFAILPLPGNRACLTWTEDAAEAERILALDDAGFLAEVETRVAGRLGALTLAGPRQSWPLATHLTRAYAAARFALVGDAAHGVHPIAGQGVNLAFRDVAALAEIVADSLRLGLDPGSLEALGRYERWRRFDSAMSAAAFDGLNRLFSNDWLLLRAARDFGLGLVDRMPEIKRRLVAEAAGLTGDLPRLFKAERL, encoded by the coding sequence ATGACCGACGCGACATCCACAACACGCTTTGACGTCGTCATCTCAGGCGCGAGCTTCGCGGGCCTCGCTTTGGCACGCGCGCTGGTCACGGCTTTTGGCGATGAGATCCGCATCGCGATCGTGGATCTCAAGCCGCGCACCGCGTCGCCGTCCGCAACGGACGACGCACGCGCCTTCGCCCTGTCCGCCGGAGCGCGGCGCATGTTGGAGACGCTCGGAGTCTGGGGCGACGTCGCCGCCGTCTCGCAACCCGTCACCGAAATCCAGATCACGGATTCGAGCCTCGACGCGGGCGTCCGCCCGATCCTGCTGACCTACGACAATCACCTGGAACAGGGCGAAGCGACGGCCGCCCGCGAGACCGCAAGCCACATCGTGCCCGCTCCCGCGCTCGAACGCGCGCTCTCGGCCGCCGTCGCATCGTCGGAGAACATCACCGTCCTCGCGCCGGCCGGCATCGCCGAATTCGCGGACACCGGCGCGGGCATGTCCATCACGCTGGACGACGGCCGCAAGCTCCAGGCGCAACTCCTCGTCGGCGCCGAGGGCCGCCGCTCGCCATCCCGCGACCGCGCACGCATCAAGACCGTCGGCTGGAACCACGGCCAGACGGCCATCGTCACGACCATCGCGCACGACCGCCCGCACGAGGGCCGCGCCATCCAGCACTTCCTGCCAGCCGGCCCCTTCGCCATCCTGCCACTTCCCGGCAACCGCGCCTGCCTCACCTGGACCGAGGACGCCGCCGAAGCCGAACGCATCCTCGCGCTCGACGACGCAGGCTTCCTCGCGGAGGTCGAAACGCGTGTCGCCGGCCGCCTCGGTGCCCTCACACTCGCGGGGCCACGTCAGTCCTGGCCGCTCGCAACGCACCTCACACGCGCTTACGCAGCGGCGCGCTTCGCGCTCGTCGGCGACGCTGCGCACGGTGTCCATCCCATCGCGGGCCAAGGCGTGAACCTTGCGTTTCGCGATGTCGCGGCCCTTGCCGAGATCGTCGCCGACAGCCTGCGGCTCGGCCTCGACCCCGGCAGCCTCGAAGCGCTCGGCCGCTACGAACGCTGGCGGCGGTTCGATTCAGCTATGTCGGCGGCGGCCTTCGACGGCCTCAATCGGCTGTTCTCCAACGATTGGCTGTTGCTTCGCGCCGCCCGCGATTTCGGCCTGGGTCTCGTGGATCGTATGCCGGAGATAAAACGCCGCCTCGTCGCGGAAGCCGCCGGCCTCACCGGCGACCTCCCACGCCTGTTCAAGGCCGAACGGCTCTAA